In Mucilaginibacter celer, one DNA window encodes the following:
- a CDS encoding glycoside hydrolase family 30 protein produces the protein MRREFYIRPLGVALLLLSAGLAQAQKAPFSVDGKTAKLYVTAKNTEKKITESGTLQFEAYPQPLENEVTIFVDPSKTYQTMLGIGGALTDASAEVFYKMPKDKQQVVLTDYYDKDKGIAYTLGRTNIQSCDFSSDTYAYVKDGDVALKTFDISHDMKYRVPFIKEVLAAAGGKLTLFASPWSPPAWMKTNNDALHGGKLKAEYNQSWANLYGKFINAYEKRGIPIWGITVQNEEMAVQTWESCVFTAEEERDFIKNFLGPAMKKAGYADRKLLIWDHNRDLMYQRVSTVLEDPEAAKYVWGVAYHWYEDIAAQGAGMNFENERMVAQTFPDKPLMLTEGCAADFNPEKYTDWGFGEKYGASMINDFNIGTVAWTDWNVLLDEKGGPNHVGNFCMAPIHYDTKNDKLIYTNAYYYLGQFSKFIHPGAKRIASSSSRNNLLTTAYVNTDGKLAVVVMNKTDADIDYRLWIKGKAAKTKSLAHSIATVVIE, from the coding sequence ATGAGAAGAGAATTTTATATCCGTCCGCTGGGTGTGGCCCTGCTGCTGTTATCGGCAGGATTGGCTCAGGCCCAGAAGGCGCCTTTTTCTGTCGATGGAAAAACGGCTAAGCTTTATGTAACTGCCAAAAACACCGAAAAAAAGATAACCGAAAGCGGCACGCTACAGTTTGAAGCTTATCCGCAGCCCTTGGAGAACGAGGTCACCATTTTTGTCGATCCATCCAAAACTTACCAAACCATGCTGGGAATTGGCGGTGCACTCACTGATGCCTCGGCCGAGGTGTTTTATAAGATGCCTAAAGACAAACAGCAGGTGGTGCTTACTGATTATTACGACAAGGATAAGGGAATAGCTTACACGCTTGGGCGTACCAATATCCAGAGTTGCGATTTTTCGAGCGACACCTATGCTTATGTAAAGGATGGCGATGTGGCCTTGAAAACATTCGATATCAGCCATGATATGAAATATCGCGTGCCTTTTATTAAAGAGGTATTGGCAGCGGCAGGTGGTAAGCTTACGCTGTTTGCCTCGCCCTGGAGCCCGCCCGCCTGGATGAAAACCAATAATGATGCCCTGCACGGCGGCAAACTCAAAGCCGAATACAACCAAAGTTGGGCCAACCTGTACGGCAAATTTATCAATGCTTACGAAAAGCGGGGCATCCCGATCTGGGGTATCACCGTGCAAAACGAAGAAATGGCCGTGCAAACCTGGGAATCGTGTGTATTCACTGCCGAAGAAGAACGCGATTTTATCAAGAACTTTTTAGGCCCGGCCATGAAAAAAGCAGGCTATGCAGACAGAAAACTGCTGATCTGGGATCATAACCGCGATTTGATGTACCAACGGGTAAGCACCGTATTGGAAGATCCGGAAGCGGCCAAATATGTATGGGGTGTTGCCTATCACTGGTACGAAGACATAGCCGCGCAGGGTGCAGGCATGAACTTTGAAAACGAGCGCATGGTTGCCCAAACATTCCCCGATAAACCGCTGATGCTTACCGAAGGCTGCGCCGCCGATTTTAACCCCGAAAAATATACCGACTGGGGTTTCGGAGAAAAATACGGCGCATCTATGATAAACGATTTTAACATCGGCACCGTAGCCTGGACAGATTGGAACGTATTGCTGGACGAAAAAGGCGGCCCCAACCACGTAGGTAACTTTTGTATGGCACCAATCCATTACGATACCAAAAACGATAAGCTGATTTACACCAATGCTTATTATTACCTGGGCCAGTTCTCTAAATTTATCCATCCCGGTGCCAAACGCATCGCAAGCTCATCAAGCCGTAATAACCTGCTTACTACGGCTTATGTAAATACCGATGGTAAACTGGCTGTTGTGGTAATGAATAAAACCGATGCCGATATTGATTACCGTTTATGGATAAAAGGCAAAGCCGCCAAAACCAAAAGTCTTGCACATTCAATTGCAACCGTAGTTATTGAGTAG
- a CDS encoding peptidoglycan-binding domain-containing protein: MELSGPQWVGRYPTSKSISDLTSPFKENLQAFYDALIKAGATVKISATLRPKQRAFLMHTSFDIAKKTIKPQDAPKLEGVDINWVHASADESVKAAQQMVDGYGIVFRPAYPTKHSTGTAIDMNVSWTGVLKIKLADGTEKVISSTPRDNSNHDLHVAANTYNVHKLVTDAPHWSDNGH, from the coding sequence ATGGAACTAAGCGGTCCGCAATGGGTAGGCAGATACCCTACAAGCAAGTCAATAAGCGATTTAACATCGCCGTTTAAAGAAAATTTACAGGCTTTTTATGATGCGCTGATTAAGGCCGGGGCAACGGTTAAAATTTCGGCTACGTTAAGACCCAAACAACGGGCCTTTTTAATGCATACATCGTTTGATATTGCCAAAAAAACAATAAAGCCCCAGGATGCACCTAAACTTGAAGGCGTAGATATTAATTGGGTTCATGCCTCGGCCGACGAATCTGTGAAGGCAGCCCAACAAATGGTGGATGGTTACGGGATTGTTTTTCGTCCGGCGTATCCAACCAAGCATTCAACAGGCACGGCTATCGATATGAATGTAAGCTGGACCGGGGTGTTAAAAATTAAGCTCGCCGATGGCACGGAAAAGGTTATTTCATCAACACCGCGCGATAACAGTAACCATGATTTGCACGTGGCAGCTAATACTTATAATGTACATAAGTTGGTTACCG
- a CDS encoding SRPBCC family protein, with amino-acid sequence METIKLTTIKKEVLVNASQETAFNAFTGKIDLWWPRTHHVGKCPMIELVLEQKQNGRWFSKHEDGSEVNVGYLLAWDPYQALVLAWQIDGNFQYVPELITEVKVNFIAESPTLTRVILEHHDLQKLMGGSKVIESMDQGWGMIINLYKQVADEA; translated from the coding sequence ATGGAAACAATTAAGCTTACAACAATCAAAAAAGAAGTATTGGTAAACGCCTCGCAGGAGACTGCCTTTAACGCATTTACCGGCAAAATTGACCTCTGGTGGCCCAGAACCCATCACGTAGGCAAATGCCCGATGATCGAATTGGTGCTTGAACAAAAACAAAACGGCCGCTGGTTTTCAAAGCACGAGGATGGCTCGGAAGTTAACGTAGGTTACTTACTCGCCTGGGACCCTTATCAAGCCCTTGTTCTCGCCTGGCAAATAGATGGCAATTTTCAGTACGTACCCGAACTGATAACCGAAGTAAAAGTTAACTTTATTGCAGAAAGCCCAACCCTAACCCGCGTAATACTTGAACACCACGATCTGCAAAAACTAATGGGCGGCAGCAAAGTGATTGAAAGTATGGACCAGGGTTGGGGCATGATTATTAACCTTTATAAACAAGTAGCAGATGAAGCCTAA
- a CDS encoding AAA family ATPase yields the protein MKEVPMWTITENKTWAYLETRFDWVKRMEDVPQDAIYHAEGNVAIHTQMVLDALLTEPSYKQLPTQQQEILWAAALLHDVEKYSTTVIEPDGRITSNGHARKGAMTARQILYRDIPTPLAIREQVVGLVRYHGLPLWIFEKPDPVKALIMAGMEVNTQWLALLARADVLGRICDDQDDMLYKVDCFEAFCREQNCWGNAHNFETNEAKMYYMQREDTYPDYVPFEQPVFEVILMSGLPGAGKNTYIKKYYPDMPVVSLDDIRIARGISPTYKSGNGMVIQEAKEQARIFLRKQQGFIWNATNISRQMRMQLVELFTTYKASVKIIYVEVPYADLLKQNRNREAAIPDAALEKLTDKLEVPALWEAHEVLYSVTDAE from the coding sequence ATGAAGGAGGTACCTATGTGGACCATTACTGAAAATAAAACCTGGGCATACCTCGAAACCCGCTTTGATTGGGTAAAGCGGATGGAAGATGTGCCGCAGGATGCAATTTATCATGCCGAAGGCAATGTGGCTATTCACACCCAAATGGTGCTTGATGCGCTGTTAACAGAGCCGTCCTACAAACAACTTCCTACACAGCAGCAGGAGATTTTGTGGGCTGCCGCTTTACTGCACGACGTTGAAAAATACAGCACAACGGTAATTGAGCCCGATGGACGGATCACATCAAACGGACACGCCCGTAAAGGCGCTATGACTGCGAGGCAAATCCTGTACCGGGATATACCAACGCCATTGGCCATCCGCGAGCAGGTGGTAGGTTTGGTACGTTACCATGGTTTGCCGCTCTGGATTTTTGAAAAGCCCGATCCTGTAAAAGCACTTATTATGGCAGGCATGGAGGTAAATACCCAATGGCTTGCCCTGCTGGCCAGGGCCGATGTACTGGGTCGGATTTGTGACGATCAGGATGATATGCTGTACAAAGTTGACTGCTTTGAAGCTTTTTGCCGTGAACAAAATTGCTGGGGTAATGCCCATAATTTTGAAACGAACGAAGCGAAAATGTACTACATGCAAAGGGAAGATACCTACCCGGACTATGTACCGTTTGAACAACCAGTTTTTGAGGTAATATTGATGAGCGGACTACCCGGAGCAGGAAAAAATACCTATATCAAAAAGTATTATCCGGATATGCCTGTGGTATCGCTTGATGATATCCGGATTGCACGGGGCATATCGCCTACATACAAAAGTGGCAACGGCATGGTGATACAGGAGGCAAAAGAACAGGCCCGTATTTTTTTACGAAAACAACAAGGCTTTATCTGGAACGCTACCAACATCTCCCGGCAAATGCGTATGCAATTGGTTGAGTTGTTTACCACCTATAAGGCATCTGTAAAAATAATTTATGTAGAGGTGCCTTATGCCGATTTACTAAAGCAGAACCGAAATCGTGAAGCAGCAATACCTGATGCCGCGTTAGAAAAATTGACCGATAAACTGGAAGTGCCGGCTTTGTGGGAAGCTCATGAAGTACTTTATTCTGTAACCGATGCCGAATAA
- a CDS encoding LIC_13387 family protein, with translation MKPKVLLRIAAIFILLHTIGHTMGALTWTEPPTPKVGTVIIGMQTEHFDFMGRSVTLAAFFNGYGISMILVLLFAALQLWLLSNIFSKPMMVLMSIFLAGLAIVEFIYFFPLPAILTGVAAVCTGFSVALHKQKSI, from the coding sequence ATGAAGCCTAAAGTTTTACTACGCATCGCGGCAATATTTATACTGCTGCACACCATCGGCCACACCATGGGTGCCCTTACCTGGACCGAGCCGCCCACCCCCAAAGTTGGCACCGTAATTATCGGCATGCAAACCGAACATTTTGATTTTATGGGCCGGAGCGTTACGCTGGCGGCATTTTTTAACGGTTATGGTATCAGCATGATCCTGGTATTATTATTTGCAGCTTTGCAGTTATGGTTACTGAGCAATATCTTCTCCAAACCGATGATGGTGCTTATGAGTATTTTTCTGGCCGGCCTTGCTATTGTCGAGTTTATTTATTTTTTCCCTTTGCCTGCTATACTTACCGGCGTTGCGGCGGTTTGTACCGGGTTTTCAGTTGCTTTGCATAAGCAAAAAAGCATTTAA
- the mgrA gene encoding L-glyceraldehyde 3-phosphate reductase, with product MTYLPNPTRYQDMEYRRCGNSGLKLPAVSLGLWHNFGGIDSLENARNILRLAFDKGITHFDLANNYGPPPGSAEETFGRILKDDFRSYRDELIISSKAGWGMWDGPYGDWGSKKYLVASLDQSLKRMGLDYVDIFYHHRPDPETPIEETMGTLDLMVRQGKALYVGISSYSASETERAVAVLKELGTPCLIHQPKYSMFDRWVEGGLLDVLEDEGVGCIPFSPLAQGLLTNKYLKGIPEGSRAAAHRGNGAIDEDAITEQNIAKAAKLNELALQRGQNLAQMALSWILKDKRITSVLIGASKPEQVTDSIGCLANTSFSEEELKLINSILA from the coding sequence ATGACCTATCTACCCAATCCAACCCGTTACCAGGATATGGAATACCGCCGTTGCGGTAACAGCGGTTTAAAATTACCGGCGGTATCGCTGGGCTTATGGCACAATTTCGGCGGTATTGATAGCCTGGAGAATGCCCGCAATATTTTACGTTTGGCTTTTGATAAAGGCATCACCCATTTTGATCTGGCTAACAACTATGGCCCGCCGCCGGGCTCGGCCGAAGAAACTTTTGGGCGTATTTTAAAAGATGATTTTAGAAGCTACCGCGATGAGCTCATCATCTCGAGCAAGGCCGGTTGGGGCATGTGGGATGGCCCTTACGGCGATTGGGGCTCAAAAAAATACCTCGTTGCCAGTTTAGATCAAAGCCTTAAACGCATGGGCCTGGATTATGTGGATATTTTCTACCACCACCGCCCGGATCCCGAAACACCTATAGAAGAAACCATGGGTACGCTTGATTTGATGGTACGCCAGGGCAAGGCTTTGTACGTGGGCATTTCAAGCTACAGCGCATCCGAAACCGAGCGGGCCGTGGCCGTATTGAAAGAGTTAGGTACGCCATGCCTTATCCATCAGCCTAAATACTCGATGTTTGACCGTTGGGTTGAAGGTGGCCTTCTTGATGTATTGGAAGATGAAGGTGTTGGTTGCATCCCGTTCTCTCCACTGGCACAGGGGCTGTTAACCAATAAATACCTGAAAGGTATCCCCGAAGGTTCAAGGGCTGCCGCTCATCGCGGTAATGGTGCTATTGATGAAGATGCTATAACCGAACAAAACATAGCTAAAGCTGCAAAACTAAATGAGCTTGCTTTACAGCGTGGGCAAAATTTGGCACAAATGGCTTTATCATGGATTTTGAAGGATAAGCGCATCACTTCGGTATTGATAGGCGCAAGTAAACCTGAGCAGGTAACCGATTCGATAGGCTGTTTGGCAAACACCTCATTTAGCGAGGAGGAGTTGAAGTTGATTAACAGCATACTGGCATAA
- a CDS encoding ArsR/SmtB family transcription factor: MSALKLSDLSFNALGDPTRRKIFEKLQNGPLTVVHIAADMTVSRPAVSQHLKVLKEARLIQITRQGTRSVCEIDREGILAMRNYLDQFWDEALANFKKLAEADEQSKN, encoded by the coding sequence ATGAGTGCTTTAAAACTGTCCGACCTGTCATTCAATGCCCTTGGTGATCCTACACGCCGTAAGATATTCGAAAAACTGCAAAACGGTCCTTTAACAGTAGTGCATATAGCTGCCGACATGACGGTTAGCCGCCCCGCAGTATCCCAGCATTTAAAAGTACTAAAAGAGGCCAGGCTGATTCAGATTACCCGGCAGGGTACCCGCAGCGTATGCGAGATTGACCGGGAGGGAATTTTAGCCATGCGAAATTATTTAGATCAGTTTTGGGATGAGGCACTCGCCAACTTCAAAAAACTGGCAGAAGCCGACGAACAATCAAAAAACTGA
- a CDS encoding RNA ligase family protein gives MAISQKYGRTYHYPFSPGTTSDDRIQHDYWQHIQKIPTLIHTEKLDGENNCLSRNGVFARSHAAPTVSAWTESIRRFWQLVKNDLGDLEIFLENLYAIHSIEYRNLEHHFYVFGIREHDRWLSWEETKFYAAMIGLPTVTELAIVHLPKDQMIFERDTLELTKGRGTFDPYDISNGQPSTIEGIVSRNADAYGVDDFARNVFKYVRKGHVKTNQHWTRSWKRAPLKNEGGTYVDHY, from the coding sequence ATGGCTATATCACAAAAATATGGTCGTACGTATCATTATCCGTTTTCGCCGGGTACCACCAGCGACGACAGGATACAGCACGACTATTGGCAACATATACAAAAAATACCCACGCTTATCCATACCGAAAAACTGGATGGCGAGAACAACTGCTTATCGCGCAATGGCGTTTTTGCACGCTCGCACGCAGCACCAACTGTTTCGGCCTGGACAGAGAGTATCCGCAGGTTCTGGCAACTGGTTAAAAATGACCTGGGCGATCTGGAGATTTTCCTCGAAAACCTTTACGCCATTCATTCTATCGAATACAGAAACCTCGAACATCATTTTTATGTGTTCGGCATCCGCGAACATGACAGATGGCTGAGCTGGGAAGAAACTAAATTTTATGCCGCAATGATCGGGCTGCCAACCGTGACCGAACTGGCAATAGTTCATCTGCCTAAAGATCAAATGATATTTGAGCGCGACACGCTGGAGCTAACCAAAGGCAGGGGAACTTTTGATCCGTACGATATATCAAACGGACAGCCCTCAACCATCGAGGGAATAGTATCCCGCAATGCGGATGCTTACGGAGTGGATGATTTTGCACGTAATGTATTTAAATATGTACGAAAAGGGCACGTTAAAACTAACCAGCACTGGACACGCAGCTGGAAACGTGCACCCTTAAAAAATGAAGGAGGTACCTATGTGGACCATTACTGA